One window from the genome of Candidatus Fermentibacter sp. encodes:
- a CDS encoding ankyrin repeat domain-containing protein, giving the protein MALFGSSGKKLLSALNDPSSDWKRLLSLADGMSFSKEKPGTDVAVLGSLVEKACEGDTLPLDDFGTLLRKLSAAGLDLNTPIGPKGETALHVAVSHGNERVVEALSLAGSSPVAACGGGLTPLHTAVSGRDVRMVELLLRAGADVNAEDSEGNTPLHLAVARGQCDSIVERLIEAGAIVWARNRKGETPAGIAAFTGNREYCGHIEKALSVQRTSRLLQWKCPACGSTMSRPAPARVEWLVSLSVWEYLAFVCGRCGRKTEAPELDGER; this is encoded by the coding sequence GTGGCCCTCTTCGGAAGTTCAGGCAAGAAACTCCTCTCTGCGTTGAACGATCCCTCCTCCGACTGGAAGCGCCTCCTTTCACTGGCCGACGGCATGTCGTTCTCCAAAGAGAAGCCCGGCACCGATGTAGCCGTGCTCGGCTCCCTGGTCGAGAAGGCCTGCGAGGGCGACACGCTCCCGCTCGACGATTTCGGGACGCTTCTGCGGAAGCTGTCGGCGGCGGGGCTCGACCTCAACACGCCCATAGGCCCCAAGGGCGAGACCGCCCTGCACGTCGCGGTATCCCACGGGAACGAGAGGGTCGTCGAAGCCCTGAGCCTTGCCGGCTCGTCGCCGGTGGCGGCCTGCGGCGGCGGGCTCACACCCCTGCATACGGCGGTCTCGGGCCGCGACGTCAGGATGGTGGAGCTGCTCCTGAGGGCAGGCGCCGATGTTAACGCGGAGGATTCCGAGGGTAACACGCCCCTTCATCTGGCGGTAGCCCGGGGGCAGTGCGACTCGATAGTGGAGAGGCTGATCGAGGCCGGGGCAATCGTCTGGGCAAGGAACCGCAAGGGCGAGACCCCGGCCGGGATCGCCGCCTTCACCGGCAACCGCGAATACTGCGGCCACATCGAAAAGGCGCTCTCGGTCCAGCGGACCAGCAGGCTGCTCCAGTGGAAGTGCCCGGCCTGCGGGAGCACGATGTCCAGGCCGGCACCGGCGCGTGTGGAATGGCTCGTCTCTCTGTCGGTCTGGGAGTACCTGGCCTTCGTCTGCGGCAGGTGCGGCAGGAAGACGGAGGCTCCGGAGCTCGACGGGGAGCGCTAG
- a CDS encoding tyrosine-type recombinase/integrase: protein MTGVMGPDDIRQALRLDGKSQGTAASYVSHIRHLLQHFGDGAAEADEADVRGYFTDLIAQGRSASYTAQAQSAIRFYYTRIAGRTDPLAGMGSRGAEAVERVLSRLEVASLLEAVEQPVYRLALTLMYSSGLRSGEACCLRRRNVDTEKMLIRVNDRAGRTLRETILSKASLPLLFQCLARRGDDQPYLFPGRGRTVCVSARTLQRVFVDAASRAGVSTGRKTTLNLLRHSFAVHLLEDGIDRRLVQELMGVGSSSMMTPYVRLAGGNARLRVLSPLDRLPFMI, encoded by the coding sequence ATGACCGGCGTCATGGGTCCAGACGATATCCGCCAGGCGCTGAGGCTGGACGGCAAGAGCCAGGGAACCGCGGCCAGCTATGTCTCGCACATCAGGCACCTCCTGCAGCACTTCGGGGACGGCGCGGCGGAGGCTGACGAGGCGGATGTCCGCGGCTACTTCACCGATCTCATCGCACAGGGCAGGTCGGCTTCCTACACCGCCCAGGCGCAGAGCGCCATAAGGTTCTACTACACCAGGATCGCTGGAAGGACCGACCCTCTCGCGGGAATGGGGTCGAGGGGGGCCGAGGCCGTCGAGAGGGTGCTCTCCCGCCTCGAGGTGGCATCCCTTCTCGAAGCGGTCGAACAGCCCGTCTACAGGCTGGCGCTCACGCTCATGTACTCCTCCGGGCTCAGGTCCGGCGAGGCGTGCTGCCTGAGGAGGAGGAACGTCGACACCGAAAAGATGCTGATCCGCGTCAACGACCGCGCGGGAAGGACCCTGAGGGAGACCATCCTGTCGAAGGCGAGCCTGCCCCTGCTCTTCCAGTGCCTGGCCAGGAGGGGCGACGACCAGCCTTATCTCTTCCCGGGGCGGGGCAGGACGGTCTGCGTCTCGGCCCGGACGCTGCAGAGGGTGTTCGTGGATGCGGCCTCCAGGGCCGGCGTCAGCACCGGGAGGAAGACCACGCTCAACCTTCTCCGCCACAGCTTCGCCGTACATCTGCTCGAAGACGGCATCGACAGAAGGCTCGTCCAGGAGCTCATGGGAGTGGGGTCATCCTCGATGATGACGCCATACGTGCGGCTCGCGGGCGGGAACGCCAGGCTGCGCGTGCTGAGCCCGCTCGACCGCCTCCCGTTCATGATCTGA
- a CDS encoding response regulator, with translation MKRSSLTGRDPVRFVFPFTVALAAVAVILAAAAVQVGADLEKATAETEQLLSGRATALASSAVSGGRHAAVLDTLSLDSSGMIVLSLEAGQQAGSGLESALVYVLPPGTVSFPGGTRVDPIAMEAFMAGTSLSRREGDILSSAVIECPGAGSPVAVAVASARIPLSQIALDRFRRESIPGLFILSLALVTPVIFLLYISFFTRRRELDSFELYAPHAPVESPSVRPEPQEAFRILAGAVKSSRGTAGMILMDGSAVMKALNESAANLFDGRPEDFMGQSMRTLPCFGPAERAALRPDPGEWSTRSLPLKVDQATGPPRYLRISVTPAGADPGGPAWLAILTDVTEAENLKKEKERLMEREMAVNSYAILAAMVRGFSHDLSNLLSSIIGAASLGEAVHDPGNPDRQRYEAILNATERASAISEELFHSAGLTESRAVPLDPVRELEETTEALRSVLPRSISLEVNLKGVLPSVIADRSLFRQTIYNMALRSSGALQGSGRIKLWVEDVPDPSSDPRFAGQCRNLCGIHCVSICISDGTLLPVGLQRSLSTSESDPYEIEKLYGAGMAAVQQAVRVMKGVLVFSPDQRGTVIRMLLPAAQRMADALAQAASRSDISVLIAESEIIVRETAARILQHFGFRAVEASSGEEALAVLDHESFDLLILDLGTFAGPSLDVAMVCSERWPSMAVLFTSGYEIPADVSSFLKSRPGAGFLRKPYPPESISSEITRLVASMRPSGQP, from the coding sequence ATGAAGAGATCCAGCCTCACCGGGAGGGATCCGGTCCGGTTCGTCTTCCCCTTCACCGTGGCCCTCGCCGCGGTGGCGGTGATACTGGCCGCGGCGGCCGTGCAGGTCGGAGCCGACCTCGAGAAGGCCACGGCCGAAACGGAGCAGCTCCTCTCCGGGCGGGCCACCGCCCTGGCCAGCTCGGCAGTTTCCGGCGGCAGGCACGCTGCCGTCCTCGACACGCTCTCCCTCGATTCCTCGGGCATGATCGTGCTCTCGCTCGAAGCCGGCCAGCAGGCGGGCTCCGGCCTGGAGAGCGCACTCGTCTACGTGCTGCCGCCCGGTACCGTCAGCTTTCCCGGAGGCACGCGGGTCGATCCTATCGCGATGGAAGCCTTCATGGCCGGAACGTCCCTCTCCAGGCGCGAAGGGGACATCCTGAGCAGCGCCGTGATCGAATGCCCCGGAGCTGGCTCTCCGGTGGCCGTCGCCGTGGCCTCGGCCAGGATCCCCCTCTCGCAGATCGCACTCGACAGATTCCGCAGGGAGTCGATACCCGGGCTCTTCATCCTCTCCCTCGCCCTCGTCACCCCCGTGATCTTCCTGCTCTACATCTCCTTCTTCACGAGGCGCAGGGAACTCGACTCCTTCGAACTCTACGCCCCCCATGCGCCCGTCGAATCGCCATCGGTCCGGCCGGAGCCCCAGGAAGCCTTCAGGATCCTCGCCGGGGCGGTGAAATCCTCCCGCGGAACCGCGGGCATGATCCTGATGGACGGGTCCGCCGTGATGAAGGCCCTCAACGAGTCAGCCGCGAACCTGTTCGACGGCAGACCCGAGGACTTCATGGGGCAGAGCATGAGGACCCTTCCGTGCTTCGGCCCGGCCGAGAGGGCTGCCCTCCGCCCGGATCCAGGAGAGTGGAGCACGAGGAGCCTGCCGCTGAAAGTCGACCAGGCCACCGGGCCTCCGAGATACCTCAGGATCTCCGTCACCCCCGCTGGAGCCGACCCGGGCGGCCCTGCCTGGCTGGCGATCCTGACCGACGTCACGGAGGCCGAGAACCTCAAGAAGGAGAAGGAAAGGCTCATGGAGCGGGAGATGGCCGTCAACAGCTACGCCATCCTCGCTGCCATGGTGAGGGGCTTCTCGCACGATCTGAGCAACCTCCTGTCCAGCATCATCGGGGCCGCGTCCCTCGGCGAGGCGGTGCACGACCCGGGAAATCCCGACAGGCAGAGGTACGAGGCCATACTGAACGCCACCGAGCGGGCCTCCGCCATCTCGGAGGAGCTCTTCCACAGCGCGGGGCTCACGGAGAGCAGGGCGGTGCCGCTCGATCCCGTGCGGGAGCTGGAGGAGACCACCGAGGCCCTCAGGAGCGTGCTGCCGAGATCCATCTCCCTGGAGGTCAACCTCAAGGGTGTGCTGCCGAGCGTGATCGCCGACCGTTCCCTCTTCCGCCAGACCATCTACAACATGGCTCTGCGGTCCTCCGGAGCCCTCCAGGGCTCGGGCAGGATCAAGCTGTGGGTGGAGGATGTACCCGACCCCTCCTCCGATCCGAGGTTCGCCGGCCAGTGCAGGAACCTCTGCGGCATACACTGCGTCAGCATCTGCATCTCCGATGGCACCCTGCTCCCCGTGGGCCTCCAGCGGTCGCTCTCGACTTCCGAGTCCGACCCGTACGAGATCGAGAAGCTCTACGGAGCGGGGATGGCGGCGGTGCAGCAGGCCGTGCGGGTGATGAAGGGCGTGCTCGTCTTCTCGCCGGATCAGCGCGGAACGGTCATAAGGATGCTGCTGCCCGCCGCGCAGAGGATGGCGGATGCCCTCGCGCAGGCCGCTTCGAGGAGCGACATCTCCGTGCTCATAGCCGAGAGCGAGATCATCGTGAGGGAGACGGCCGCCAGGATCCTCCAGCACTTCGGGTTCAGGGCCGTGGAAGCCTCTTCCGGCGAGGAGGCTCTGGCAGTGCTCGACCACGAGAGCTTCGACCTGCTGATACTCGACCTCGGCACTTTCGCGGGGCCCTCCCTCGACGTCGCGATGGTGTGCAGCGAGAGGTGGCCCTCCATGGCCGTGCTCTTCACCAGCGGATACGAGATCCCCGCGGACGTGAGCAGCTTCCTGAAGTCGAGGCCCGGCGCCGGCTTCCTCAGGAAGCCCTACCCGCCCGAGTCGATATCGAGCGAGATCACCCGGCTCGTCGCCTCCATGAGGCCGTCGGGCCAGCCATAG
- a CDS encoding rod shape-determining protein, with amino-acid sequence MRISSLVPRASSFLSTQMAIDLGTANTLIYVQGRGIVLEEPSVVAIEKATNEVVAVGTEAKSMLGRTGTMLEAFRPLHDGVITNATATMAMLRIFFERAQGKRFAMRPRVLVCVPNGITEVEITAVRSALERAGARDVYLVPEPLAAAVGVGLPIESPAGNMIVDIGGGTSEIAVISLSSIAATNSIRIGGDEMNDAITNYLKKHFSLLIGERTAEAVKLRVGTVLEEDDEGMDVSGLDFMNGIPRTYRIRSSDIREALKEPVGAIVEAVMHGLEKTPPELASDIVDRGIVLTGGGAMLRGIGRLLSNQTNLPVRIADNPLACTVLGAGLILEDSFRFRKLIIR; translated from the coding sequence ATGAGGATTTCCAGTCTTGTCCCCAGGGCTTCCTCCTTCCTCTCGACGCAGATGGCCATAGACCTGGGGACGGCCAACACTCTCATATACGTGCAGGGCAGGGGGATAGTCCTCGAGGAGCCCAGTGTCGTCGCCATCGAGAAGGCGACGAACGAAGTGGTGGCCGTGGGCACCGAGGCCAAGTCCATGCTCGGCCGCACCGGCACGATGCTCGAGGCCTTCAGGCCCCTCCACGACGGTGTCATCACCAACGCCACCGCCACCATGGCCATGCTGCGCATCTTCTTCGAGAGGGCCCAGGGCAAGAGGTTCGCCATGAGGCCCAGGGTGCTGGTCTGCGTTCCCAACGGGATCACCGAGGTGGAGATCACCGCGGTGAGGAGCGCCCTCGAGCGGGCTGGCGCACGGGACGTCTACCTGGTGCCCGAGCCCCTCGCGGCGGCGGTCGGTGTGGGCCTCCCGATCGAGAGCCCGGCCGGGAACATGATCGTGGACATCGGGGGCGGCACCAGCGAGATCGCGGTCATATCCCTCTCCTCGATAGCCGCGACCAACTCGATCCGCATAGGCGGAGACGAGATGAACGACGCCATCACCAACTACCTCAAGAAGCACTTCAGCCTCCTGATAGGCGAACGCACAGCCGAGGCGGTGAAGCTCCGCGTAGGGACCGTCCTGGAGGAGGACGACGAGGGCATGGACGTGAGCGGGCTCGATTTCATGAACGGGATCCCGCGGACCTACAGGATAAGGTCCTCCGACATCAGGGAGGCTCTCAAGGAACCCGTCGGAGCCATCGTCGAGGCTGTGATGCACGGCCTGGAGAAGACCCCGCCGGAGCTCGCGAGCGACATAGTCGACAGGGGAATCGTCCTCACAGGCGGGGGAGCCATGCTGAGGGGGATAGGACGGCTCCTCTCCAACCAGACCAACCTGCCCGTGCGCATCGCCGACAATCCCCTGGCCTGCACCGTTCTCGGGGCCGGCCTCATACTCGAGGACAGCTTCCGCTTCAGGAAGCTGATCATCCGCTGA
- a CDS encoding HD domain-containing protein, whose amino-acid sequence MNRDSRKKVMYVRDPVLGSIRLSPLQEDLLKTVEVQRLSFIHQLGTTFQSYPGAHCMRLSHALGVSSLAGRIGRAVIPDPAGGGAGIDLLEAAGMLHDIGHTPWSHTLEPLFLELSGIDHMDLVEGLICGSARMGIPGSGRIPGILESHGVDPVDVASLIRSGYRGPRYMQQIIFGEVDADMLDYLQRDFHFTGVAYGHIEVDRIISTMALAEGELVFQDKALDAVRDFLLARLQMYSSVYLHKKTRIVDQMLLRAARRSIVELGEIECFHEQTDDEILSFLVKGSRDPWVRDMAWRVKYRQNLFTQVFRIDAASPSGDEERFLEQLRGLGGTARQAAARLEADIASRAGAPPGSILVDLPLEAVKVSEERFEKVDIMFLKGSGRLVSLSDIDPPFARYLSDAKPNRNLLSVSCSPEIRDTVASACGKVLEEAAIPLFKGMDLD is encoded by the coding sequence ATGAACCGCGATTCCCGGAAGAAGGTCATGTACGTCCGAGACCCCGTCCTGGGGAGCATCAGGCTGTCGCCCCTGCAGGAGGATCTCCTCAAGACCGTCGAGGTGCAGAGGCTGAGCTTCATACACCAGCTAGGCACCACCTTCCAGAGCTACCCGGGCGCGCACTGCATGAGGCTGTCGCATGCCCTGGGCGTGTCCTCGCTGGCCGGCAGGATCGGCAGGGCGGTGATCCCCGACCCGGCAGGGGGAGGCGCGGGGATAGACCTGCTCGAAGCCGCCGGCATGCTGCACGACATAGGCCACACTCCGTGGTCGCACACGCTCGAGCCCCTCTTCCTCGAACTCTCGGGCATAGACCACATGGATCTGGTGGAGGGGCTCATCTGCGGCAGCGCGAGGATGGGCATCCCCGGATCGGGAAGGATCCCCGGCATCCTCGAGAGCCACGGGGTCGATCCGGTCGACGTGGCCTCGCTCATCAGGTCCGGCTACCGGGGGCCGAGATACATGCAGCAGATCATCTTCGGTGAGGTGGACGCCGACATGCTCGACTACCTCCAGCGCGACTTCCACTTCACCGGCGTGGCCTACGGACACATCGAGGTCGACAGGATCATCAGCACGATGGCGCTGGCGGAGGGCGAACTGGTCTTCCAGGACAAGGCGCTCGACGCGGTGCGGGACTTCCTGCTCGCCAGGCTGCAGATGTACTCGAGCGTCTACCTGCACAAGAAGACGCGCATAGTCGACCAGATGCTGCTCCGGGCAGCCCGCAGGAGCATCGTGGAGCTGGGCGAGATCGAGTGCTTCCACGAGCAGACCGACGACGAGATACTGAGTTTCCTGGTCAAGGGCTCGAGGGATCCGTGGGTCAGGGACATGGCCTGGAGGGTCAAGTACAGGCAGAATCTGTTTACGCAGGTGTTCAGGATCGACGCCGCATCGCCGTCGGGCGACGAGGAGCGCTTCCTCGAGCAGCTCCGCGGGCTGGGCGGCACGGCCCGTCAGGCGGCCGCCAGGCTCGAGGCCGACATCGCATCGCGTGCGGGGGCGCCTCCGGGTTCGATACTCGTCGACCTCCCGCTGGAGGCCGTGAAGGTGTCGGAGGAACGCTTCGAGAAGGTGGACATCATGTTCCTGAAGGGGTCGGGAAGGCTGGTGAGCCTGTCCGATATCGATCCGCCGTTCGCCAGGTATCTGTCTGATGCCAAGCCGAACCGGAATCTGCTGTCGGTGAGCTGTTCGCCGGAGATCAGGGACACGGTTGCGTCGGCCTGCGGGAAGGTACTGGAGGAGGCCGCCATACCGCTGTTCAAGGGGATGGATCTGGACTAG
- a CDS encoding PHP domain-containing protein has protein sequence MNRNASVDLHVHSTASDGALTPGAIVESAARLGLAALAISDHDTVDGLPEAREASAGTGVRFVPAVELSVNLLSGGSAHLLGYFPGVEPDVLCDKSADLGLALARVRAARDTRNPRIIEKLAQLGFPLFEEEVLEFAGGDVVGRPHIAQALLARGYVQTSREAFDRFLARGRPAYVERERLWENTALDLIRSLGGLPVLAHPGLMDGDGRNLPALIRSLVPRGLSGLEVYYPRHSAETVAMLLREAAEAGLLVSGGTDFHGSPEDSAGMGGTQGVFMVKVSQVEGFLRRCFGDIELTEE, from the coding sequence GTGAACAGGAATGCCTCGGTCGACCTCCATGTGCACAGTACGGCGTCCGACGGGGCGCTGACGCCGGGTGCGATAGTCGAGTCGGCAGCCAGGCTCGGTCTGGCCGCTCTGGCCATAAGCGACCACGACACCGTCGACGGTCTGCCCGAAGCCAGGGAGGCCTCCGCCGGAACGGGAGTGCGCTTCGTTCCCGCCGTCGAGCTCAGCGTCAATCTCCTCTCGGGCGGTTCCGCGCACCTCCTGGGGTACTTCCCGGGCGTGGAGCCCGACGTCCTGTGCGACAAGTCGGCCGACCTCGGCTTGGCCCTGGCCAGGGTCCGCGCCGCCAGGGACACGAGGAATCCCAGGATCATCGAGAAGCTCGCCCAGCTCGGGTTCCCTCTCTTCGAGGAGGAGGTGCTCGAGTTCGCGGGCGGAGACGTGGTGGGCAGGCCTCACATAGCACAGGCGCTATTGGCGAGGGGTTATGTCCAGACGTCGCGCGAGGCCTTCGACCGCTTCCTGGCAAGAGGCCGCCCCGCATACGTCGAGCGGGAGAGGCTGTGGGAGAACACGGCCCTGGATCTGATAAGGAGCCTCGGCGGGCTTCCCGTGCTGGCACATCCCGGCCTGATGGACGGAGACGGCAGGAACCTGCCGGCCCTGATCCGCAGCCTGGTCCCCAGGGGCCTGTCGGGCCTCGAGGTCTACTACCCCAGGCACTCCGCGGAGACAGTCGCGATGCTCCTGCGCGAGGCGGCGGAGGCCGGCCTGCTCGTGTCGGGCGGAACGGACTTCCACGGGTCGCCGGAGGATTCTGCAGGCATGGGCGGCACGCAGGGTGTCTTCATGGTGAAGGTATCGCAGGTCGAGGGATTCCTGCGGAGATGCTTCGGTGACATCGAACTGACGGAGGAGTGA
- a CDS encoding nucleotidyltransferase family protein, translated as MDETTRSIVSQAELAFLAVTRPGCTEVRQGCSNEETARDLRAILCRDAGGRLVRRLQAASWLRLEQALRSVCGLLAESGIEVWGYKGADYALTLYPDPCLRPMTDLDLMVRPGRILDAACALRGAGWSHSTPGSALLSCGIVSGLLLSKDGIALDLHSHPSYFPSTIPGRLPHPSETEGTATDAGFVSPPSPYRLLLTLLHMHRHGAAGRGIWWVDAALLARRLDARGWIEFARLASGTGLAARLLPLLDGIGRFEGVEVPGGVRRAMAEAPSRWRLLDPGPRPGRGSGTLAALLTLGGWKRTSFLSVVLLRLATGAPPRRGGKGTGGGS; from the coding sequence ATGGATGAAACAACGCGGTCCATCGTCTCGCAGGCCGAACTGGCCTTCCTCGCCGTCACCCGCCCGGGGTGCACGGAGGTGCGGCAGGGATGCAGCAACGAAGAGACGGCGCGGGACCTGAGGGCAATCCTCTGCCGGGATGCCGGCGGGAGGCTGGTCAGGAGGCTCCAGGCCGCATCGTGGCTTCGTCTCGAGCAGGCTCTCCGGTCGGTCTGCGGCCTGCTCGCCGAATCGGGCATAGAGGTATGGGGGTACAAGGGCGCGGATTACGCCCTCACGCTCTACCCCGACCCGTGCCTGAGGCCGATGACCGACCTGGACCTGATGGTGAGGCCCGGGCGGATCCTCGACGCCGCATGCGCCCTCCGCGGAGCGGGCTGGAGCCATTCGACCCCAGGGTCGGCCCTGCTTTCGTGCGGGATCGTGTCAGGGCTCCTGCTCTCGAAGGACGGCATCGCACTCGACCTGCACAGCCATCCCTCCTACTTCCCCTCGACCATCCCGGGCAGGCTGCCGCACCCGTCGGAGACGGAGGGCACCGCCACCGATGCGGGCTTCGTCTCGCCGCCGTCCCCCTACAGGCTTCTCCTCACCCTGCTGCACATGCACCGGCACGGCGCGGCGGGCAGGGGGATCTGGTGGGTCGACGCCGCCCTTCTGGCCCGCAGGCTCGACGCACGGGGATGGATCGAGTTCGCGAGGCTCGCCTCGGGCACGGGGCTCGCGGCGAGGCTCCTCCCCCTGCTGGACGGGATCGGCCGCTTCGAGGGAGTCGAGGTGCCCGGGGGGGTTCGGCGAGCCATGGCAGAGGCGCCTTCCAGGTGGCGCCTCCTCGATCCCGGCCCGAGGCCGGGGCGCGGATCCGGGACGCTGGCCGCGCTGTTGACGCTGGGGGGATGGAAGAGGACATCTTTCCTCTCTGTCGTACTTCTCAGGCTCGCGACGGGGGCTCCTCCCCGCCGCGGCGGGAAGGGTACTGGTGGAGGATCATGA
- a CDS encoding MgtC/SapB family protein, whose product MDDSLILSRIMLAALSGALLGLERQIHGRPAGLRTHILVSTGSALMALSGMAALAPGGLPAGSDPTRIAAGIVTGIGFIGAGAILRTRDMIRGLTTAACIWVAAGTGIASAFGLTVPVLAVTVFTLAVLSILSVLEEHIPRNRQRVLRIICRAGPMPSAIAGRVNAILGSRGLKTMDMEMDVSDDGFVLIFHLHFVRRFDPLAFLEEIRALDGVSNVAWLEQSTEV is encoded by the coding sequence ATGGATGACTCCCTGATCCTGTCGAGGATCATGCTGGCCGCGCTCTCGGGCGCCCTTCTGGGCCTGGAGCGCCAGATCCACGGCAGGCCTGCCGGTCTCAGGACCCACATCCTCGTCTCCACGGGATCCGCGCTGATGGCGCTTTCGGGGATGGCCGCCCTGGCCCCCGGAGGACTGCCCGCAGGGTCCGATCCCACCAGGATTGCCGCCGGGATCGTCACGGGCATCGGCTTCATCGGGGCCGGGGCCATCCTGCGCACGCGCGACATGATCAGGGGCCTCACGACGGCTGCGTGCATCTGGGTCGCCGCCGGCACGGGGATCGCATCCGCGTTCGGCCTGACCGTACCGGTTCTCGCCGTGACCGTCTTCACGCTGGCGGTGCTCTCGATCCTCTCGGTGCTCGAGGAGCACATCCCGAGGAACAGGCAGAGGGTCCTCAGGATCATCTGCAGGGCCGGCCCCATGCCGTCGGCCATAGCGGGCAGGGTGAATGCGATCCTGGGTTCCAGGGGGCTCAAGACCATGGACATGGAGATGGACGTCTCCGATGACGGCTTCGTGCTCATCTTCCACCTCCACTTCGTCAGGAGGTTCGATCCCCTTGCATTCCTGGAGGAGATCAGGGCCCTCGACGGCGTTTCCAACGTGGCCTGGCTCGAGCAGTCCACAGAGGTGTAG
- the mreC gene encoding rod shape-determining protein MreC, with protein sequence MPGRSGLPSGSGRFWKYLVATVLLLVLGPTLLGGVGSWAGARFADLVLGDDRRTDSEELRTQIVELMLENAALREEAMKSDRYRLLLGMTRVSPRDAIAGRVLYRTEGLVSGTMVVDRGSSDGVGINSVCLAPDGLVGVVTSCGEGTCEVLPLTSPQVRVSCTTRPSGATGILQFEDGELRMLHVDPSLEASPGDEVVTSRFGGVYPDGLLVGIVSRIDESGASLALEIVVTPAVDFESLGEVLILLDGSRGQVE encoded by the coding sequence ATGCCCGGCAGGAGCGGGCTGCCGAGCGGGAGCGGGAGGTTCTGGAAATACCTCGTCGCCACCGTTCTGCTGCTCGTGCTGGGGCCTACCCTGCTCGGGGGCGTCGGGAGCTGGGCAGGCGCGAGGTTCGCAGACCTCGTCCTGGGCGATGACCGGAGAACCGATTCCGAGGAGCTCAGAACCCAGATCGTCGAACTGATGCTCGAGAACGCGGCCCTCCGCGAGGAGGCCATGAAGTCCGACAGGTACCGCCTCCTCCTGGGCATGACCAGGGTGTCCCCGAGGGACGCCATCGCGGGGAGGGTCCTCTACCGCACCGAAGGCCTCGTGAGCGGGACGATGGTCGTAGACAGGGGCTCGTCGGACGGCGTCGGGATCAACTCCGTATGCCTCGCGCCCGACGGGCTGGTCGGGGTGGTGACGTCCTGCGGCGAGGGGACCTGCGAGGTCCTTCCGCTCACGTCCCCTCAGGTCAGGGTGAGCTGCACCACAAGGCCCTCGGGCGCCACTGGGATACTCCAGTTCGAGGATGGCGAGCTCAGGATGCTGCACGTGGATCCCTCGCTCGAAGCCTCGCCCGGCGACGAGGTGGTCACGAGCAGGTTCGGAGGCGTGTACCCCGACGGCCTCCTCGTAGGGATCGTCTCCAGGATAGACGAGAGCGGGGCGAGCCTGGCCCTCGAGATAGTCGTCACTCCGGCGGTCGATTTCGAGTCCCTCGGCGAGGTGCTGATACTCCTGGACGGAAGCCGTGGACAGGTCGAGTAG
- a CDS encoding patatin-like phospholipase family protein: MRRGRVKARRIGLALGGGAARGWAHLGVLSLLDEIGVTPSVICGTSIGAVVGALKASGRLPAALDEIMGADLIRVLSYVSPGIREGALIDSRRIHNLLRAWFGHADIGDLQAPFAAVATDIATGDAVVLRSGDLVSALMASIAIPAIFPPRFTRGRWLSDGGLSDPVPVGAARALGADAVIAVGLNSRTAGIGSGDGEESEGGNGGRAGRKPSLNAVLLSTLMIAERNLAASRLSLDRPEVLIEPDMSGFVGSEFHRARELSAIGYESARAASDALLALRG, encoded by the coding sequence GTGCGCCGCGGGAGGGTGAAGGCCCGCAGGATAGGGCTCGCTCTGGGCGGCGGAGCAGCGAGGGGATGGGCCCACCTGGGAGTGCTGTCGCTCCTCGACGAGATCGGCGTGACTCCCTCGGTCATATGCGGGACGAGCATCGGGGCGGTCGTGGGGGCCCTGAAGGCTTCCGGCAGGCTCCCGGCGGCGCTGGACGAGATAATGGGGGCCGACCTGATCAGGGTGCTGTCATATGTGTCGCCGGGCATCCGCGAGGGCGCCCTGATAGACTCCCGCAGGATCCACAACCTGCTCAGGGCCTGGTTCGGGCACGCCGACATCGGCGACCTGCAGGCGCCCTTCGCCGCCGTGGCCACGGACATCGCCACGGGTGACGCCGTCGTGCTCCGATCGGGCGATCTCGTCTCGGCACTGATGGCCAGCATAGCGATCCCCGCGATCTTCCCGCCGAGGTTCACCCGCGGAAGATGGCTCTCCGACGGAGGGCTCTCCGACCCCGTTCCCGTGGGCGCGGCCAGGGCCCTGGGCGCAGATGCCGTCATAGCGGTCGGGCTCAACAGCAGGACCGCCGGGATCGGTTCCGGTGACGGGGAGGAGAGCGAAGGCGGGAATGGCGGAAGGGCGGGGAGGAAGCCCTCCCTGAACGCAGTTCTCCTCTCGACGCTGATGATCGCCGAGAGGAACCTGGCGGCTTCGAGGCTGTCCCTGGACAGGCCCGAAGTCCTCATCGAACCGGACATGTCGGGATTCGTGGGATCGGAGTTCCACAGGGCGAGGGAGCTCTCGGCGATAGGATACGAATCGGCCAGGGCGGCGTCGGATGCGCTGCTCGCACTCAGGGGCTGA